Proteins from a genomic interval of Mycobacteriales bacterium:
- a CDS encoding FAD-binding oxidoreductase: protein MSVTATSYDLAARELAGQVEAWPQGAPLRLAKRTSNLFRDRAPATTPGLDVSGWRGVLDVDVDGRTADVLGMTTYEELVDATLAHGLMPLVVPQLKTITLGGAVAGLGIEASSFRNGCPHESVLEMDVLTGAGRVVTCSREQDSALFHGFPNSYGTLGYALRLRIELEPVLPFVHLRHVRCGSVAQAAALMTDVCAAGSYDGEPVAFVDAVWFGPDDTRVTLGSWASAAPHVSDYTGREIYYRSLRQRPEDWLTVRDYLWRWDTDWFWCSRAFGAQHPVVRRIWPRRWLRSDVYWALVAFERRHGWKSALDRRRGLPEREDVVQDVEVPVDRVANFMDVFAGEVPIEPVWFCPLRQRGPDDVWDLYRLDPSVLYVNVGFWSSVALGPGEPDGTHNRLVERLVGHLGGRKSLYSTSYYDEEAFWRLYNGPVYRRLKDEHDPQARFLDLYEKCVRGG from the coding sequence GTGAGCGTGACGGCGACGTCGTACGACCTGGCTGCCCGCGAGCTGGCCGGCCAGGTCGAGGCGTGGCCCCAGGGGGCGCCCTTGCGCCTGGCGAAGCGCACCTCCAACCTGTTCCGAGACCGGGCGCCGGCGACGACGCCAGGGCTGGACGTGTCCGGGTGGCGCGGAGTGCTCGACGTCGACGTCGACGGTCGCACCGCCGACGTCCTCGGGATGACCACCTACGAGGAGCTGGTCGACGCCACCCTGGCGCACGGGCTGATGCCGCTCGTCGTCCCGCAGCTGAAGACGATCACCCTCGGAGGGGCCGTCGCCGGGCTCGGGATCGAGGCCTCCAGCTTCCGCAACGGCTGCCCGCACGAGTCGGTGCTGGAGATGGACGTCCTCACCGGCGCCGGGCGGGTGGTCACCTGCAGCCGCGAGCAGGACAGCGCGTTGTTCCACGGCTTCCCCAACAGCTACGGGACGCTCGGCTACGCGCTCCGGCTGCGCATCGAGCTCGAGCCCGTGCTTCCCTTCGTGCACCTGCGACACGTCCGGTGCGGGTCCGTCGCGCAGGCTGCGGCACTGATGACCGACGTGTGCGCTGCGGGCTCCTACGACGGCGAGCCGGTCGCGTTCGTCGACGCGGTCTGGTTCGGGCCCGACGACACCCGGGTGACCCTGGGGTCCTGGGCGTCCGCGGCCCCGCACGTGTCCGACTACACCGGTCGCGAGATCTACTACCGGTCGCTGCGGCAGCGGCCTGAGGACTGGCTGACCGTCCGCGACTACCTATGGCGCTGGGACACCGACTGGTTCTGGTGCAGCCGGGCCTTCGGGGCCCAGCACCCGGTGGTCCGCCGGATCTGGCCGAGACGCTGGCTGCGCAGCGACGTCTACTGGGCACTGGTCGCCTTCGAGCGGCGACACGGGTGGAAGTCCGCCCTCGACCGTCGCCGCGGGCTGCCCGAGCGCGAGGACGTCGTGCAGGACGTCGAGGTGCCCGTGGACCGGGTGGCCAACTTCATGGACGTCTTCGCGGGAGAGGTGCCGATCGAGCCGGTGTGGTTCTGCCCTCTGCGGCAGCGGGGCCCCGACGACGTGTGGGACCTCTACCGGCTGGACCCCTCCGTGCTCTACGTCAACGTCGGGTTCTGGTCCTCGGTGGCGCTGGGCCCCGGCGAGCCTGACGGAACCCACAACCGGCTCGTCGAGCGGCTCGTCGGGCATCTCGGCGGCCGCAAGTCGCTCTACTCGACGTCGTACTACGACGAGGAGGCGTTCTGGAGGCTCTACAACGGGCCGGTCTACCGCCGGCTCAAGGACGAGCACGACCCGCAGGCCCGGTTCCTCGACCTCTACGAGAAGTGCGTCCGAGGAGGATGA
- a CDS encoding aldo/keto reductase: MTAPVTSSGTFSLGGDLPVHRLGFGAMRITGKGIWGPPADHDTALAVCRRAVELGVDFIDTADSYGPYVSEDLLREALHPYDGVVVATKGGLTRWGPDQWEQVGRPEYLRQCVHMSLRRLGVERIDLWQLHRIDAQVPVEESLGAVKELQDQGLIRHVGLSEVTVEEIEQARKVVDVVSVQNLYNLANRQSEAVVDHCEAEGIAFIPWFPVASGDLARPGGVLDGIAKETGATPAQLALAWLLKRSPVILPIPGTGSVAHLEENCAAAEVSLTDAQFDALTDLAR, from the coding sequence ATGACTGCCCCCGTGACGTCCAGCGGCACCTTCTCCCTCGGCGGTGACCTGCCCGTCCACCGCCTCGGCTTCGGTGCGATGCGCATCACCGGCAAGGGCATCTGGGGCCCGCCCGCCGACCACGACACCGCCCTGGCGGTCTGTCGTCGTGCCGTCGAGCTCGGCGTGGACTTCATCGACACCGCCGACAGCTATGGGCCCTACGTCAGCGAGGACCTGCTGCGCGAGGCGCTGCACCCCTACGACGGGGTCGTCGTCGCGACCAAGGGCGGCCTCACCCGCTGGGGCCCGGACCAGTGGGAGCAGGTCGGCCGTCCGGAGTACCTCCGCCAGTGCGTGCACATGTCGCTGCGTCGGCTCGGCGTCGAGCGCATCGACCTGTGGCAGCTGCACCGCATCGACGCGCAGGTGCCCGTCGAGGAGTCGCTCGGCGCGGTCAAGGAGCTGCAGGACCAGGGCCTCATCCGCCACGTCGGCCTGTCCGAGGTCACCGTCGAGGAGATCGAGCAGGCCCGCAAGGTCGTCGACGTCGTCAGCGTCCAGAACCTCTACAACCTCGCCAACCGCCAGTCCGAGGCGGTCGTCGACCACTGCGAGGCCGAGGGCATCGCCTTCATCCCGTGGTTCCCCGTCGCGTCCGGCGACCTCGCCCGCCCCGGCGGTGTCCTCGACGGCATCGCGAAGGAGACCGGCGCGACGCCGGCCCAGCTCGCCCTGGCCTGGCTGCTCAAGCGCTCCCCCGTCATCCTGCCGATCCCGGGCACCGGGTCGGTCGCGCACCTCGAGGAGAACTGCGCGGCGGCCGAGGTCTCCCTCACCGACGCGCAGTTCGACGCCCTCACCGACCTGGCTCGCTGA